In one window of Natrinema halophilum DNA:
- a CDS encoding LLM class flavin-dependent oxidoreductase, whose product MSRTTNNRLQMHSFVAAIHGSFHSMGSWKHKYNETYDTRKTGYWKAIAQVAERGKFDSIFIADNLAAYDTYEDSCESTIENGVQFPQHDPLLHVPLISEVTDNLGIAVTMSATYYQPYLLARKLSTLDHITNGRIGWNIVTSLNDNEAKNMGLNEVIPHDQRYERADEYMRVVGKLWNSWKGDPTKGESKDVYADADDVPRIDHDGHYFTIPGPFPVTPSPQGKPVYFQAGQSDRGREFAAQHAEAIFTAQPTDRIDLVQDYVNDIRKRAKNKNRNPENISIIQSVLPIIGETEESAQNQLMKIKDMSNYESGMALLSGHTNHDFSQYDPDKPISKLDVEGSQGMLEMIVDSNHETLREAATQYGIGSHHNLTGTPKQIADSLETLADEGGVDGFNIIELYRPGTLFDFVEKVIPILQERNRVRMEYTGNTFRDNLRS is encoded by the coding sequence ATGTCGAGGACGACAAATAATCGCCTTCAAATGCATAGTTTTGTGGCTGCGATTCATGGAAGTTTCCATTCCATGGGATCATGGAAGCACAAATATAATGAGACGTACGATACTCGAAAGACTGGATATTGGAAAGCTATTGCCCAAGTCGCTGAACGAGGCAAATTCGACTCAATTTTTATTGCTGATAACCTTGCAGCGTACGATACATATGAAGATTCGTGTGAATCCACCATCGAAAACGGGGTACAATTTCCCCAGCACGATCCATTATTACATGTGCCCCTTATTTCGGAGGTCACTGATAACCTCGGTATCGCCGTAACAATGTCTGCAACATATTATCAACCATATTTACTTGCGAGAAAGCTTTCGACTCTTGACCACATTACAAATGGCCGAATTGGTTGGAATATCGTCACATCTTTAAATGATAACGAAGCAAAAAATATGGGCCTTAACGAGGTCATTCCCCATGACCAACGATACGAACGCGCTGATGAATATATGAGAGTAGTTGGGAAGTTATGGAACAGCTGGAAAGGTGATCCAACCAAAGGTGAATCAAAAGATGTCTATGCTGATGCCGATGATGTCCCTCGAATAGATCATGATGGTCACTATTTCACTATTCCTGGTCCATTTCCAGTAACACCATCTCCGCAAGGAAAGCCGGTTTATTTCCAAGCAGGACAATCTGATCGAGGACGAGAATTTGCTGCTCAACACGCCGAAGCCATCTTTACAGCTCAACCCACCGATCGTATTGACCTGGTCCAAGATTACGTCAACGACATAAGAAAGAGGGCCAAGAATAAGAATAGAAACCCAGAAAACATCAGCATAATCCAGTCTGTGTTGCCAATTATTGGTGAGACAGAGGAAAGTGCTCAGAATCAATTAATGAAAATTAAGGATATGTCAAATTATGAGTCCGGTATGGCATTACTATCTGGACATACAAATCACGATTTTTCTCAATACGATCCAGATAAACCTATCTCAAAACTCGATGTGGAAGGGAGCCAAGGTATGCTTGAAATGATTGTTGATAGTAACCATGAAACACTTCGAGAGGCAGCTACCCAATACGGCATCGGAAGTCACCACAATCTAACGGGCACACCGAAACAGATTGCAGACAGCCTTGAAACTCTCGCTGATGAAGGAGGTGTTGATGGCTTTAATATAATCGAATTATATCGACCAGGAACGTTATTTGATTTCGTTGAAAAGGTCATTCCAATTCTCCAAGAACGTAATAGAGTTCGCATGGAATACACCGGGAATACATTTCGAGACAACCTTCGAAGCTAA
- a CDS encoding LLM class flavin-dependent oxidoreductase has product MAEEMHLNGFTLNCPSPHVSGIWTHPRDKVGYDYTDTEYWKDLATTLERGKFDALFIADQFGAYSTFKDDHGPAVRNAVQFPINDPLSIIPTMAEVTDHLGFAATLSTSFYPPYMLSRKLSSLDHLTNGRIAWNIVTSGHKNEFQNFGHDNVLPHDKRYERAEEFMEVCYKLWGSWEENAVEKDRNASIYANAEKVHQINHDGDNFSVSGPFLCEPSPQRMPVLYQAGQSDRGREFAAKHAEAVFTGQHSIESLQSYSTDIKSRAAEYGRNPDNIKIIPGILPIVGITEEDANEKHNLIKEKVSIEGSLVHLSGNIGVDFSEYDSDEYLEEMEVPGIQGMIDMFTKINPDKQWTVREAAERLSILSPTVVGTGEQVADKLIYWYEESDIDGFNIIQADSPGTLRDFVELVVPILQKRGYHRDEYSHQTMRDTLFETANSELPSSASTYLQ; this is encoded by the coding sequence ATGGCTGAAGAAATGCATCTAAATGGGTTCACACTCAATTGTCCATCGCCTCATGTGTCAGGAATATGGACTCATCCGCGGGATAAAGTTGGATACGATTATACTGATACAGAATATTGGAAGGATCTAGCAACCACGCTGGAACGTGGTAAATTCGATGCTCTCTTCATCGCTGATCAATTCGGTGCGTACTCGACGTTCAAGGACGATCATGGTCCTGCGGTCCGTAATGCTGTTCAATTTCCAATAAACGATCCCTTGTCGATTATCCCAACTATGGCAGAAGTAACAGATCACTTGGGATTTGCTGCTACCCTTTCGACGTCATTTTACCCACCGTATATGCTTTCCAGAAAATTATCTTCACTTGATCATCTCACGAATGGGCGTATTGCATGGAATATTGTTACATCTGGACATAAGAACGAGTTTCAGAACTTTGGTCATGACAATGTCTTGCCTCATGATAAGCGGTATGAACGAGCTGAAGAGTTCATGGAAGTCTGCTATAAACTCTGGGGAAGCTGGGAGGAAAATGCTGTAGAAAAAGATAGAAATGCGAGTATATATGCCAACGCTGAAAAGGTCCACCAAATAAATCATGACGGAGATAACTTTTCAGTATCAGGGCCGTTTCTGTGTGAGCCATCTCCCCAACGGATGCCAGTACTTTACCAGGCTGGCCAATCCGATAGAGGGAGAGAATTTGCCGCCAAGCATGCCGAAGCCGTCTTTACAGGCCAACATAGTATCGAATCGTTACAATCGTACTCGACTGATATAAAGAGCCGCGCAGCAGAATATGGGCGCAATCCTGATAATATTAAAATAATTCCCGGTATCTTGCCAATTGTTGGCATAACAGAAGAAGATGCCAACGAAAAGCATAATCTCATCAAGGAGAAGGTGTCCATTGAAGGTTCACTTGTACACTTATCAGGGAATATTGGAGTTGACTTCTCGGAATACGATTCTGATGAGTATTTGGAGGAAATGGAGGTCCCAGGCATCCAGGGCATGATTGACATGTTCACAAAAATCAATCCAGACAAACAATGGACTGTAAGGGAAGCAGCTGAACGTCTTAGTATCTTAAGTCCAACTGTGGTGGGTACCGGTGAACAAGTGGCTGATAAACTCATTTATTGGTACGAAGAATCGGACATAGATGGGTTCAATATAATCCAGGCTGACTCACCAGGTACGTTGCGTGATTTCGTTGAACTTGTCGTTCCAATTCTCCAAAAGCGTGGCTACCATCGTGATGAGTATTCACACCAAACAATGCGTGATACCTTATTCGAGACTGCAAATTCTGAACTCCCTTCAAGTGCATCAACATACTTACAGTGA
- a CDS encoding CaiB/BaiF CoA transferase family protein: protein MVEQTNVPQPLDGIRVLDLGQIYMGPYCGKLLGHLGADVIKIEPPGGENVRYRSDEDESIEVQLLNPSKRGIELDLKQECGKDVLRDLVAESDVLIENFATGKLNDLGVGYDNLSSINPELIYAHGSGFGDEGPYSDHPAMDLTIQAMGGVLHTTGFEDSPPVKAGPAVSDFTGAINLAVGIVSALFQREQTGKGQYVEVGMFDTLYPLLASPVSAWARQNDTPPRTGNRHPGLALAPYNVYEAGDGYVAVICVTNKHWRDLLRVIDREELISDGRFDNKVKRAENVDQIDAIIEEWIDDRSKQNVVDDLIEKDIPAAPVLSIEEITEDPHLNHRDMLNYIPNKGSGRQELPVAGMPIKFSKNNDPTIESSPGLGEHSHEVLSQVIDYSDENIQKLRDENVI from the coding sequence ATGGTAGAACAGACGAATGTACCGCAGCCATTGGATGGAATTCGAGTTTTAGATTTAGGCCAGATTTACATGGGGCCCTATTGTGGAAAATTACTCGGTCATTTAGGGGCCGACGTCATCAAGATTGAACCGCCAGGCGGAGAAAATGTTAGATATCGAAGTGATGAAGATGAGTCAATTGAGGTACAATTACTCAATCCTTCTAAACGTGGCATAGAATTAGATCTTAAACAGGAGTGTGGAAAAGATGTTTTGAGAGACTTAGTGGCTGAATCTGATGTCCTCATAGAGAATTTCGCAACTGGGAAGCTTAATGACCTTGGTGTCGGATATGACAATCTTAGCAGCATCAACCCAGAACTTATCTATGCCCACGGATCTGGTTTTGGAGATGAGGGGCCATATAGTGACCATCCAGCTATGGATCTGACAATTCAAGCAATGGGTGGTGTGCTCCATACCACGGGGTTTGAGGATTCGCCACCAGTCAAGGCAGGTCCTGCTGTTAGTGATTTCACGGGAGCTATCAACCTTGCTGTTGGGATTGTTAGTGCATTATTCCAACGAGAACAAACAGGTAAAGGACAATATGTTGAAGTGGGAATGTTTGACACGTTATATCCACTATTAGCTTCACCAGTTTCTGCGTGGGCTCGGCAAAACGATACACCACCGAGGACAGGTAACAGACATCCAGGACTTGCACTTGCACCGTATAATGTCTATGAAGCTGGTGATGGGTATGTCGCAGTTATCTGTGTGACCAACAAACATTGGCGGGACTTGTTGAGAGTTATCGATAGAGAGGAGCTGATATCCGATGGTCGATTTGATAATAAAGTTAAACGCGCAGAAAACGTGGATCAAATAGATGCGATTATTGAAGAGTGGATAGATGATCGAAGTAAACAAAACGTGGTAGATGATTTGATTGAAAAGGATATTCCAGCTGCCCCTGTCCTTTCAATTGAGGAAATTACCGAAGACCCTCATCTTAACCATCGAGATATGTTGAATTATATTCCCAATAAGGGAAGCGGCCGACAAGAATTGCCAGTAGCCGGAATGCCAATTAAGTTCTCAAAAAACAATGATCCCACCATTGAATCCTCACCAGGTCTCGGTGAGCATTCCCATGAAGTTCTGTCGCAAGTAATTGATTATTCGGATGAGAACATTCAAAAACTACGGGACGAAAATGTAATTTAG
- a CDS encoding DUF120 domain-containing protein yields MNKGHRNDSKQYIQAYQGSVTSGLGNGKEFVSLSGYQDQFVKKLGYEPFPGTLNMDLSEKSIERRPLLESRPAINIKGWSDGDREFGPVKCYPATIHSNQDSWYGTVHIVVPKRTDHDISQLEIISDVKLRSVLNLSDGDQVTVIERVIESNS; encoded by the coding sequence ATGAATAAAGGCCATCGAAATGACAGTAAACAGTATATTCAGGCCTACCAAGGTTCAGTGACGAGTGGACTTGGGAATGGAAAGGAATTTGTCTCTCTCAGTGGCTACCAAGACCAATTCGTCAAAAAACTAGGATACGAGCCATTTCCCGGGACGCTAAATATGGACTTGTCTGAGAAAAGTATCGAGCGTCGGCCACTTCTTGAATCTCGACCAGCAATTAATATTAAAGGTTGGTCGGATGGAGACCGGGAGTTCGGCCCTGTGAAATGTTATCCGGCGACAATACACTCAAATCAGGACTCCTGGTACGGGACGGTACATATAGTTGTTCCAAAACGCACCGATCACGACATCAGCCAACTTGAAATCATTTCAGACGTTAAGTTACGAAGTGTACTCAATTTATCCGACGGCGACCAAGTAACAGTCATTGAGCGTGTTATAGAATCCAACTCATAG
- a CDS encoding enoyl-CoA hydratase/isomerase family protein has translation MSALDTTENDGVLNLTLNRPKNMNAMNEDLIREINSVIDRAETKDNLRCVVIRGSDGNFSAGGDVETMKENIGDYEPISQVKELREGAHRMISRLFDLHVPTVACIKGAAVGAGLSLALACDVVIATESAKLGAPFSKVGLVVDMGGSVTITDAVGIRKAKEILFFSKLLSAREAADIGLINEAVPSEDFDDHCEELINELASGPTIAYGLSKQLVHAGIDGDINEGLKRETNAQAIAATTKDHQEGVEAFLEQRKPEFKGE, from the coding sequence ATGTCAGCACTCGATACCACGGAAAATGATGGTGTGCTAAACCTAACCCTGAATCGACCCAAAAACATGAATGCTATGAATGAAGATTTAATCAGGGAAATAAATAGTGTCATTGACCGTGCCGAAACTAAGGACAATCTAAGATGTGTAGTCATCCGAGGATCTGATGGAAATTTCTCTGCAGGCGGTGATGTTGAGACAATGAAAGAAAATATCGGTGACTATGAACCCATCTCGCAAGTAAAAGAACTTCGGGAGGGTGCTCATCGCATGATAAGTCGACTGTTTGATCTCCATGTTCCCACAGTTGCATGTATAAAAGGAGCAGCAGTAGGTGCGGGATTGAGTCTTGCACTTGCCTGCGACGTAGTTATCGCTACCGAATCGGCTAAGCTAGGAGCGCCATTTAGTAAGGTTGGCCTCGTTGTTGACATGGGAGGGTCGGTTACAATTACAGATGCCGTTGGTATCCGGAAAGCAAAGGAAATTCTATTCTTTTCCAAACTGCTTTCAGCACGTGAGGCTGCTGACATTGGTCTTATCAACGAAGCAGTCCCATCCGAGGACTTTGATGATCACTGTGAAGAATTGATCAATGAACTTGCATCTGGTCCTACAATCGCATATGGACTATCAAAGCAACTTGTTCATGCTGGGATAGATGGTGATATAAATGAGGGTCTCAAACGGGAAACTAACGCACAGGCAATCGCTGCTACCACTAAGGATCATCAAGAAGGTGTAGAGGCATTCTTGGAACAACGGAAGCCAGAATTCAAGGGTGAGTAA
- a CDS encoding acyl-CoA dehydrogenase family protein codes for MDQKLDQSIEECTNVFSERSLEVDRNNSFPINNFKLLNEKGLLELPVSEKYGGHELALGGDHELYVNVLSEISAACPNTGHCFGTHCWALSSIRLLGTEEQHEYFANQAKDGAIFANFGSEPDQDFTSDGERVEYNTTASEEGDGWIINGKKFFATNSTHADYQAVYALPEGGELKDLIVPIVSSEWDGITVHDTWDGMGQRSTASGMVEFNDVFVPKDHVVGEPGSIVEYGHVGTSAAITIGSILLGIGKGALEFSKWWLDNESKPPTDRDNLSEDPHVQLRIGDMDIHMNAAEELLHRSARTLEKAESAEDPDLDAKAKADAFRARVMATRASVETSSQLFNVTGARSTSRQFGSDLYWRCARTLSLHDVVDKQITDIARYILGLDERGGFAR; via the coding sequence ATGGACCAAAAATTAGATCAGTCCATAGAAGAGTGTACCAATGTTTTTTCGGAACGGTCTCTTGAAGTAGATAGGAACAATTCATTTCCTATAAACAACTTCAAATTGCTTAATGAAAAAGGTCTACTCGAGTTACCAGTAAGTGAAAAGTACGGCGGCCATGAGTTAGCCCTTGGCGGCGATCACGAACTGTATGTGAACGTGCTCAGCGAAATATCTGCTGCTTGTCCTAATACCGGTCATTGTTTTGGCACACACTGTTGGGCGCTTTCAAGTATCCGACTTCTCGGTACTGAGGAACAACATGAATATTTTGCCAACCAAGCAAAAGATGGTGCTATTTTTGCAAATTTTGGTAGTGAGCCTGACCAGGATTTCACATCAGACGGAGAACGAGTTGAATATAATACGACAGCATCAGAAGAGGGAGATGGATGGATTATCAATGGAAAGAAATTCTTTGCCACCAATTCAACTCATGCGGACTACCAAGCTGTATACGCACTTCCAGAGGGAGGGGAGCTGAAAGACCTCATTGTGCCTATAGTCTCTTCAGAATGGGATGGTATTACAGTACATGATACATGGGATGGAATGGGACAACGGTCTACGGCCTCGGGAATGGTAGAATTTAATGACGTGTTCGTTCCTAAGGATCATGTTGTAGGCGAACCTGGGAGTATTGTCGAATACGGCCATGTTGGCACAAGTGCTGCTATAACTATTGGGTCAATCTTACTTGGTATTGGAAAAGGGGCTTTGGAATTTTCAAAATGGTGGCTGGATAACGAATCTAAGCCGCCGACAGACCGCGACAATCTTTCAGAGGACCCTCACGTACAACTACGAATTGGAGATATGGATATACATATGAATGCGGCTGAAGAACTTCTCCACCGTTCTGCTCGAACATTAGAAAAAGCAGAATCGGCCGAGGATCCAGATCTTGATGCGAAAGCAAAGGCTGATGCTTTTCGAGCGCGGGTAATGGCTACTCGTGCAAGCGTTGAGACTAGTAGCCAGTTATTCAACGTTACAGGAGCTCGTTCGACGAGCCGGCAATTTGGGAGCGACCTTTATTGGCGATGTGCAAGGACGTTGTCACTCCATGACGTAGTTGACAAACAGATCACAGATATTGCTCGCTACATTCTTGGTTTAGATGAACGTGGCGGATTCGCACGCTAG